A single region of the Yersinia entomophaga genome encodes:
- the ada gene encoding bifunctional DNA-binding transcriptional regulator/O6-methylguanine-DNA methyltransferase Ada, translated as MNARQNFKSDRARWLAIVQRNKDADGAFIYGVKTTGIYCLPSCPSRQPRQENVVFFANRLAAEVAGFRPCKRCGGVQGDQQYEIISKACRYIEKSDHIPTLNELADYVGQSAYHFHRRFKAAIGLTPKGYAEALRTQRIRQQLAQTGFVTDAIFEAGYQSNARFYHKSNAMLGMTPKAFHRGGTGTTIYFAVGQCSLGDILVAKSERGICAIWMGESAQQLVQELQDKFPQAVLIGGDEAFDILVAQVVGCIETPEIGLDLPLDIRGTAFQQRVWQALREIPLGATASYSEIADKIGLPKAVRAVAGACAANMLAVAIPCHRVVRQDGALSGYRWGVERKRALLKKEGKQ; from the coding sequence ATGAATGCTAGACAGAATTTCAAGAGCGATCGGGCGCGTTGGCTGGCTATCGTCCAGCGAAATAAAGACGCCGATGGCGCTTTTATATATGGGGTAAAAACCACCGGTATTTATTGCTTACCGTCTTGCCCATCCCGTCAGCCCCGGCAGGAAAACGTGGTGTTTTTCGCGAATAGGTTAGCGGCTGAAGTAGCAGGATTTCGCCCGTGTAAACGTTGCGGCGGTGTTCAGGGAGATCAGCAGTACGAAATAATTTCCAAAGCCTGCCGCTATATTGAAAAGTCCGATCATATTCCAACGCTAAATGAACTTGCTGATTATGTGGGCCAGAGCGCATATCATTTTCACCGACGATTTAAAGCGGCGATTGGCCTGACGCCAAAAGGCTACGCTGAAGCTTTGCGTACTCAGCGGATACGTCAGCAATTGGCGCAAACGGGTTTTGTTACCGACGCTATTTTCGAAGCGGGCTATCAATCGAATGCACGTTTCTACCATAAATCTAATGCCATGTTAGGCATGACGCCTAAGGCATTCCATCGCGGTGGAACCGGAACAACTATTTATTTTGCCGTTGGCCAGTGTTCATTGGGCGATATTCTAGTGGCGAAAAGTGAACGGGGAATTTGCGCGATTTGGATGGGAGAGAGTGCGCAACAGCTAGTGCAAGAGCTGCAAGATAAGTTTCCTCAGGCGGTTTTAATCGGCGGGGATGAAGCTTTTGACATCCTGGTGGCTCAGGTGGTGGGGTGTATTGAAACGCCAGAAATTGGCCTGGATTTACCATTGGATATTCGCGGAACAGCTTTTCAGCAGCGGGTCTGGCAAGCTCTGCGAGAAATCCCGTTAGGTGCCACGGCAAGTTATAGCGAAATTGCCGATAAAATTGGTTTACCAAAGGCGGTGCGCGCCGTTGCCGGAGCCTGTGCCGCCAATATGCTGGCTGTGGCGATTCCTTGCCATCGGGTCGTTCGTCAGGATGGCGCGTTGTCTGGCTACCGTTGGGGTGTTGAGCGCAAGAGAGCGCTGCTAAAAAAGGAAGGGAAACAATAA
- a CDS encoding DNA-3-methyladenine glycosylase family protein, with the protein MFFVYGETEIQHLKKRDKKMAAAIERFGMLQRPTNPDLFAGLVQYIVEQQISVKAAQTVNTRLQILVGNITPERILLLPDEEIQRCGMTMKKAQYIKGAAESVRVGELDLTNIHSQSDDEIIRTLSRLNGIGVWTAEMLLISSLARPDVVSWGDLAIRRGMMNLYRHKELTKERFKRYRTRYSPYGTTASLYLWALSKDE; encoded by the coding sequence ATGTTTTTTGTTTATGGCGAAACTGAGATTCAGCATCTCAAAAAACGCGATAAAAAGATGGCTGCGGCCATTGAACGCTTTGGCATGTTACAACGTCCAACCAATCCCGATCTGTTTGCCGGGTTAGTGCAATATATTGTTGAACAACAAATATCGGTAAAAGCGGCGCAAACCGTTAATACGCGCTTGCAGATATTAGTCGGAAATATTACGCCTGAACGCATTCTGTTATTGCCTGATGAAGAAATACAGCGCTGTGGTATGACAATGAAAAAAGCCCAATATATTAAAGGGGCAGCAGAGTCGGTGCGGGTCGGAGAGCTGGATTTGACAAATATTCATAGCCAAAGCGATGACGAAATCATTCGCACTCTTTCCAGATTAAATGGTATTGGCGTATGGACCGCAGAAATGCTGCTAATTTCTTCGCTGGCGCGTCCAGATGTTGTGAGTTGGGGGGATTTGGCTATTCGGCGCGGTATGATGAATTTATATCGTCATAAAGAACTGACTAAAGAGCGCTTTAAACGTTATAGAACACGTTATTCACCCTATGGCACCACCGCTTCTTTGTATCTTTGGGCTTTATCCAAAGATGAGTGA